In Gossypium arboreum isolate Shixiya-1 chromosome 6, ASM2569848v2, whole genome shotgun sequence, the following are encoded in one genomic region:
- the LOC108478494 gene encoding uncharacterized protein LOC108478494, translated as MEDYNRSRSYGTGMMQLDTYHGVPPRPSSGYELRSYSVSYAQSQMANNRDFKLKKGKSTSASSSKSWSFADPEFQRKKRVASYKMYSVEGKVKGSLRRSFRWLKVKYTQVVYGWW; from the coding sequence ATGGAAGACTACAACAGATCAAGGTCATATGGTACTGGGATGATGCAGTTAGATACCTACCATGGGGTGCCACCTAGGCCTTCTTCAGGTTATGAGCTCAGGTCCTATAGTGTTTCCTATGCACAGTCTCAGATGGCTAACAACAGGGACTTCAAGTTGAAGAAAGGGAAGAGCACTTCTGCTTCATCTTCAAAATCATGGAGCTTTGCTGACCCTGAGTTCCAACGGAAGAAAAGGGTTGCTAGCTACAAGATGTACAGTGTTGAAGGTAAGGTCAAAGGGTCCTTGAGGAGAAGCTTTAGGTGGCTTAAAGTGAAGTACACACAAGTCGTTTATGGGTGGTGGTGA